Proteins from a genomic interval of Channa argus isolate prfri chromosome 11, Channa argus male v1.0, whole genome shotgun sequence:
- the LOC137136799 gene encoding natterin-3-like, giving the protein MMIKLLLLLLVLSPVTHQESEERSSEDRDASWLNQDHQDTVPELIIQHIATATHRHILVPAKSRGRREVKASQTKYDNGNLRWHLWAGSLPSGAVSLNNKQTGRVDYVCKHGCHSGFYSAKVGSYCLYPYANKEIRASSFEILVNPDDFEVLEWKDASQGAVPKNSVRTCYSEEIYVGKNVYGLGKVVPKLKNFYLPWSGAQYAYTSYQVLTVKNNVESEHTDKVSYDKNKVNMIQNGPVTMHVFTVTNNECSPVSKTVTLSKTIQEQHRWDIGDHLTVASKKTFTGGVPHVVSSQVKFTADMFFQLSQGNVMTEEIAHSVSVNLRVPPNSRCKIRMMGDKYKVNIPFTARLSRTYSNKKTKSTSVTGTYNSVQVGKLYVKVDRCVPGANDCA; this is encoded by the exons ATGATG ATtaagctgctgttgctgctgctggttcTGTCCCCAGTGACTCATCAAGAAAGTGAGGAGAGAAGTTCCGAGGACCGTGATG CCTCCTGGCTGAACCAGGACCACCAGGACACGGTCCCTGAACTCATAATACAGCACATAGCAacagcaacacacagacacatacttgTTCCTGCTAAGTCGAGAGGGAGAAGGGAGGTTAAGGCCTCCCAAACCAAATACGACAATGGCAACCTGAGATGGCACCTCTGGGCCGGTTCTCTACCCAGTGGAGCTGTTTCCCTTAACAATAAACAGACTGGACGCGTCGACTACGTCTGCAAACATGGCTGCCATTCTGGCTTTTACAGCGCTAAAGTGGGTTCTTACTGCCTTTACCCCTATGCAAACAAAGAAATTCGGGCCTCTTCCTTTGAGATTCTAGTGAATCCAGATGACTTTGAGGTTCTGGAGTGGAAGGATGCTTCACAAGGTGCGGTGCCTAAAAACTCCGTCAGAACCTGTTACAGTGAAGAAATCTACGTAGGGAAGAACGTGTACGGTCTGGGGAAGGTGGTTCCTAAGCTGAAGAACTTTTATCTGCCCTGGTCAGGTGCTCAATATGCCTACACTAGCTACCAGGTTCTGACCGTAAAAAATAACGTTGAGAGTGAGCACACTGATAAAGTCTCGTAcgacaaaaacaaagttaatatgATCCAGAATGGCCCAGTGACCATGCACGTCTTTACCGTCACCAACAATGAATGCAGCCCAGTGTCCAAAACGGTGACCCTCTCGAAGACAATTCAGGAGCAGCACCGATGGGACATTGGCGATCACCTCACAGTCGCTAGCAAGAAGACCTTCACCGGTGGAGTCCCCCACGTTGTGTCCTCGCAGGTTAAGTTCACCGCTGACATGTTCTTCCAGTTGTCACAGGGAAATGTCATGACAGAAGAGATCGCCCACTCTGTTTCTGTGAATCTCAGAGTTCCACCCAACTCCCGCTGCAAAATCCGTATGATGGGTGATAAGTACAAGGTCAACATCCCTTTCACGGCGCGTCTGAGCCGCacctacagcaacaaaaagaCCAAGAGCACGTCCGTCACTGGGACCTACAACAGCGTCCAGGTTGGAAAGCTTTACGTGAAGGTCGACCGATGTGTACCTGGTGCCAATGATTGCGCCTGA